A stretch of the Ornithodoros turicata isolate Travis chromosome 4, ASM3712646v1, whole genome shotgun sequence genome encodes the following:
- the LOC135391139 gene encoding trafficking protein particle complex subunit 13-like, whose protein sequence is MAPPALHYGGACAVLLTCVNSRRPVLRFSPLLVELHIKMEHKDTKEHFLALKVMRLTRPSLFSTLPIVCDTRDIPGSMWLHDLKQDLGAPLGLELFSSGNFLMLPQSFGNIYLGETFSCYMSVHNDSKQPVNDVSVKAELQTGTQKVLLTGRGDESTITELKQNDSVDEVIHHEVKEIGMHILVCTVSYVTQAGEKLYFRKFFKFQVFKPLDVKTKFYNAESDEVYLEAQLQNITSFPITLEKVSLEPSSHFEVCQMNTINENQSVFGHINFLNPHDSRQYLFSLSPRIIDPERKFKGGITTIGKLDIVWRSVMGERGRLQTSQLERIAPEYGDIRLTVDSVPSIVTLEEPFEMICLVTNTCQRTVDLYLMLDNTVSPGILWQGLSGQNLGKLEPQCSLQINLEAVPFRTGLQTVSGIKLSDPFLKRTYDYDDITTVFVSSNVSKAC, encoded by the coding sequence ATGGCACCACCTGCTCTACATTATGGCGGGGCGTGTGCTGTTTTGTTGACTTGTGTGAACAGTAGGCGTCCTGTCCTGCGATTTTCCCCCTTGCTTGTGGAACTACACATCAAAATGGAGCACAAGGATACTAAAGAACATTTCCTCGCTCTGAAAGTGATGCGACTCACTCGACCTTCTCTGTTTTCTACACTTCCGATCGTCTGCGACACGCGAGATATTCCCGGCAGTATGTGGCTTCACGACCTCAAACAAGATCTGGGTGCACCACTTGGGCTCGAGCTATTCAGCTCGGGAAACTTTCTCATGCTTCCGCAGAGCTTCGGCAACATCTACCTCGGAGAAACCTTCTCGTGTTACATGAGCGTTCACAATGACAGTAAACAGCCGGTGAATGATGTGTCCGTCAAAGCCGAGCTACAAACCGGGACTCAAAAAGTGCTGCTCACAGGACGAGGTGACGAAAGTACAATTACAGAACTGAAACAAAATGACAGCGTGGACGAAGTCATTCATCATGAAGTTAAGGAGATCGGGATGCACATTCTAGTCTGCACTGTTAGTTACGTCACGCAGGCGGGGGAGAAGTTGTACTTCCGCAAATTCTTCAAGTTTCAAGTATTTAAGCCGCTTGACGTCAAAACAAAGTTTTATAACGCCGAGTCGGACGAAGTTTATCTCGAAGCGCAGCTTCAGAACATCACGTCGTTTCCCATAACCCTAGAAAAGGTGTCTCTCGAGCCATCGTCCCACTTCGAAGTCTGTCAGATGAACACTATAAACGAAAATCAAAGTGTCTTTGGCCACATCAACTTCCTGAACCCGCATGACAGCAGGCAGTACCTCTTTAGCCTGTCTCCGAGAATCATCGACCCCGAGAGGAAATTCAAGGGAGGCATCACGACGATCGGGAAGTTGGACATTGTGTGGCGTTCTGTCATGGGAGAACGTGGAAGGCTACAGACGTCACAGCTGGAGAGGATTGCTCCCGAGTACGGCGACATCCGCCTGACCGTTGACTCTGTTCCGAGCATCGTCACGCTAGAGGAGCCTTTTGAAATGATATGCCTGGTTACGAACACATGTCAGCGGACGGTTGACCTTTACCTCATGCTCGACAACACCGTGTCTCCAGGCATCTTGTGGCAGGGCTTGTCCGGTCAGAACCTGGGCAAGCTTGAGCCGCAGTGTAGCTTGCAGATTAACCTCGAAGCTGTTCCGTTCCGAACTGGTTTACAAACTGTTTCGGGAATCAAGCTTTCGGATCCTTTCCTGAAGCGAACTTACGATTACGATGACATCACCACTGTGTTCGTTAGTTCAAATGTTTCTAAAGCTTGCTAG